GAGATAGAAGAAGGAAGATCATGTAActattccccccccccccccccccaaatatTGAAGCTATCAAATTTGGTGCGGCCACGGGTTTAAACTGAATAATCTACCATAACCGTAAAAGAAGTAAATTGTACGCATctgtatagagagagagatagtatGTAAATAAAACCCATTTACTTGTGATACATTGCAGTAGATAAATTCTTAATCTTTTCATTTGTCAAACAACTTCAACGGCAGAGAAAGAAAATATACAGACACGGAAAATTACATCAATGTATGCCCTAAGTTCACCATGATGCCTCTCAAGATCAGTCTTCATCTGTCCTAATATTCCTCTTTCAATTCAAGCTCACCCGAGTCTTTGTTTACTTTCGAGGATCGTGTCTCGAGCAATGTGTGACATATTTCCTCTTCCAGTTCTCTGTTCTTCCAAAGAAAGACTGGTTCAGGTCAAATGGTAACGTCCTCCCAGAAGGTAACCGGTAGGACAGGTGATACAGGCATGGTCGCAACGCACTGGAACTGTAACCAGAGGAGCAAAATTTAAGTATCAGCACATGCTTAATTCAAATGATGGCACTGATCTCAATTGTAATGTTAAATTTACCTTGTGGTGCTTGTATTTATCTCTaacagcttgtaaagcacctcCTCTTCTCCTCAGATACAAGTCATGTATGATTCCCACACACTCTTGTAGATCAGCCGCTTTGTACTTTGTGTATTCTTCCAACATCTGATTCTGTTTTACATCAATTAGATTATTAGTGTCtcattcaataaaatttacatgTAAGAGAATGAGAACAAAATGCTTACCCAAGGATGTTGTTTTGGACGGATGATGAATCGAGCAAGGAAAACAGCAGAAGCAGCCAACATAGATGGCAAAAACTTCACAGCTTTGTAATCTAATATACTCAATTCTGATAAGTAGCAAGAGAGTGGTTCTAGCTGCAAGTGTGGCACCTGAAATAAAggcatataaaaaataatatttagcaTTTTGATACTCTTTTAAGATTccttatcttatataaatgtaGATCAGTCTGAGCTTACATTGAAATCTTCTTGTGCAACCCTTGTGAATCGTCTgcacattaaaaatggaaaaacagaATGAGGACAATGAACCATGCAAACCAGTAAATTACTCTATCAGCAAAAGACATTGTTTCATCACAAATCTAACCTTATAAAAGAATTGATTGTGGGTCTTCCCAGTTCAAACTGAAGGGCAAGAAGTATATCTGCTTCCATCTTCACCACATCTTGTTTCGAAAATGTATTATCAGTGATGTAACAGAAATCTTCTACTTTGGGAGGACTTAtctcttcatacttcctaataaTTTCCAACAACCAAAAGAATAAGTTTCATAAGCTTCATTCAAAAACACAAATGACTAGCAAAATAGAGATCTGAAAGATGCTTACGAGGCAATAAGCATAGCAGAAACTCCCAAGAGCTGAAGCCTCTTCTTGTTGACGGTCTTTAAGGACAAGAATCTATCGATGTAAGAGACAGTGAGATGGAGTGTCTCAGACAGGAGTTTGTACTCGTCAGCAACTTCGACTAACCAATCAACCAAAACACCTCTCATGGTTGGCGTTACATCTTTCTGAACCTTTTCCATGTAATCAGGTAAAGGTCTTTGCTTTGGCTTCACCTGAGTTTCAACCAAAAGCAATAATCTTTCAGCTTCACATATAACATatccaataataataataatcatcagAACCCTAATTTGTCAAAACCAAATCAGATTGTTATCATAAATCTCAGAAACTTAAAGATCAAACCCACATTTAAACTAATAACAATCATCAATTTTTCTGAATTGTCCACATTTTAAAGAACATATAGATAAACTGAAAGTCTTCGGACAAAACCCAAAACCTTTAAATTTGAGATCGTTACCTCCATTTGACGGAGATACTCGTAGATGTCGGAGACATAAGGTCCGCACATCTTGGGATCATCGGATCGAGCATCAATGTCAGATCCAAATTCCACGGCAGCCAAAGCCACCGGAGCCGTCTTTCTCAATAGAGCTCCAAGACTCTTTGCGGGCTTCGGGATCTGATTGAAACTGGACAAGACGGAGATGTTGGAGAGATTCGGAAGCTCGCCGAGAACCACTCTCTTCTTGGTGACACGTTCATCCTCCGTGGCCGTAGACTTTCTCTTCACCGCCGCTCTCGTCATCCTCACACAGATCTCCTTCTCAGTCATGATTGAGGGGTTGAAGAGATTCCGAGAGAAAGGGaaagtaagagagagagagagatttggtGGTGGTGAGGAAGAAGTGAGGGTGAGAAGGGGAAGAAAAAGGGAAGAGTAAAAGCGCCATTTTCGAGTTGAAAACAAAGCTTCTCGCGCTCTGTGTGCGATTTTGAGTTTTATTTTCAAGAGTCAAAAAACTTTGGAGGAAGGAATCGAATATCTAATCTGAAAATTGTTTGGCGGGCGAATTTTTCATCGGATATCTGTCTGAATTTGTTTTACCCGTACGATTGTTGTTGAGTCATGCGAATTTCACCTTCTCTTTTTCGACGAATAACATTTAGAATTATTTACTCAAACACCCTTctaattttctataaattattttcatatcatatttttataatatttttttcctcgaTAATTTGTAGTACATTTTGCTGATTTGTATatgtaaaatcttttttttagaaCACTGGTATTCAAGCGGAAGTTTATCCAAACATTATACATTTTAGTACCTATTACGAGAACcatacaaaacttttttttattactacCATTTTTTAATACCCAGcgtattttttattaaattgtgAGAAAAAACCTATTTACAAGAATATCATTACTTTTTAATGCCACGTAAGCAAAAGACTGGCGCCACATATGAATGCGCTGACATGTGTTAataaactcagccgtaaagCGCTACAAACTTCGGTctaaaaaacatagatttgaaaaaattaaaaatctgagACAGATCTACAGCAGCCGTCGTCGATTTCGATGATGATCGGTTAAAGAAGAAGCTTCCTCTCCTCCAATGTCATGTATGGTGGTTCGACATCCTGTTGCTTCCTCTCTCATTGGATTCGTCGTCTTAGAAAAGAAGAAAGACTCAAAGAGAGAAATGAAGAACATTACAAGGGGAGGGGGTAAAGACAGAATAAGAAGATAGCGTTCTAGTCGAGAATGCTATCTTTGACATAACTCATAATTTAAGATAGCGTTTTTTTACTTCGATGCTATAAAAATCCGCATATATAAtaccatatatattattaaaaccgAAGTACAATttagtactgtttggaaacatgaatagtaATATAAGGAGAATTATTTGGAAACGAGGATAATAGtattacattaattttattttcatatttcactcatattaacaaatttattaattatattaccttaacaatatttcacttcattaattatattaccataataataatagtgtatatttttatttagtagttaatcaatattaattttgtgtcaattataaaatcaaaaattaaaataactgagtttagtttgttttactagaacatttttttttaatttcaatcggtggaaaattacgtagccaaaaa
The window above is part of the Brassica napus cultivar Da-Ae chromosome C8, Da-Ae, whole genome shotgun sequence genome. Proteins encoded here:
- the LOC106403043 gene encoding cyclin-A3-2 — encoded protein: MTEKEICVRMTRAAVKRKSTATEDERVTKKRVVLGELPNLSNISVLSSFNQIPKPAKSLGALLRKTAPVALAAVEFGSDIDARSDDPKMCGPYVSDIYEYLRQMEVKPKQRPLPDYMEKVQKDVTPTMRGVLVDWLVEVADEYKLLSETLHLTVSYIDRFLSLKTVNKKRLQLLGVSAMLIASKYEEISPPKVEDFCYITDNTFSKQDVVKMEADILLALQFELGRPTINSFIRRFTRVAQEDFNVPHLQLEPLSCYLSELSILDYKAVKFLPSMLAASAVFLARFIIRPKQHPWNQMLEEYTKYKAADLQECVGIIHDLYLRRRGGALQAVRDKYKHHKFQCVATMPVSPVLPVTFWEDVTI